Proteins found in one Thermodesulfobacteriota bacterium genomic segment:
- a CDS encoding metallophosphoesterase family protein gives MSTELKSHNSHLVGVISDTHGLLRPGVLKAFEGIDLIVHAGDIGPEEVLKALQGVAPVVAVRGNMDRFGWAGKLSKTEIVAVGEALLYVLHDVDELDLDPAAAGFSAVISGHSHRPCIEKQNGVLFLNPGSAGPCRSALPASVVLLRVEGNSLGAQLITLR, from the coding sequence ATGTCCACAGAGCTGAAAAGCCACAATAGCCATCTCGTCGGTGTCATTTCCGATACCCATGGTCTCCTTCGGCCCGGGGTGCTCAAGGCTTTTGAAGGTATCGATCTGATCGTTCATGCCGGAGATATCGGCCCGGAGGAAGTACTGAAGGCGCTTCAAGGAGTTGCCCCGGTTGTTGCCGTGCGCGGCAATATGGACAGGTTCGGCTGGGCAGGAAAACTTTCTAAAACAGAAATAGTTGCAGTCGGAGAGGCCTTATTATATGTGCTCCATGATGTAGATGAGCTTGATCTGGACCCGGCTGCGGCTGGTTTCAGCGCGGTGATAAGCGGTCATTCCCATCGGCCATGTATAGAAAAGCAAAATGGCGTACTTTTTTTAAATCCAGGTAGTGCGGGACCGTGTCGGTCCGCGTTACCGGCTTCAGTGGTCTTGCTTCGTGTAGAGGGGAACTCATTGGGTGCGCAGTTGATAACATTGAGATGA
- a CDS encoding addiction module protein produces the protein MGFRIGVVIAHIRPGKAFGNPQISKQESNRFCHTQATLSIDVSIAQLDDIWTDEAERRLKAYREGRLEGIPMEEIFEE, from the coding sequence CTGGGCTTCCGAATAGGGGTTGTCATTGCTCACATAAGGCCGGGAAAGGCTTTTGGTAATCCCCAGATCAGCAAGCAGGAAAGCAACCGTTTCTGCCATACTCAAGCAACTCTGTCCATAGATGTCAGTATAGCCCAACTCGATGATATCTGGACTGATGAAGCTGAGCGGAGACTCAAAGCTTATAGAGAAGGCAGACTAGAAGGCATACCTATGGAAGAGATCTTTGAGGAATGA
- a CDS encoding efflux transporter outer membrane subunit: protein MTRKTLLILGVFVCLGGCTMAPKYTRPEAPVSTEWPTGAAYQEIKAATGAPTALELGWQEFFTDPKLQKIIETALNNNRDLRLAALNMERVRALYGIQQAELFPTVNAVGEGAKQRIYSDFVSPGGGTMTTEQYSVDLGIAAWEIDFFGRIRSLKDQALEEYLATDEARRGAQIALVSEVARVYLTLAADLENLKLARSTLETQQGIYNLIQRQCEVGVASELDLRQAQTPLDTARGDVARFMQMAAQDQNALNLLAGSPVPEDLLPADLASVNPPQEIFAGLSSEALLNRPDIIAAEHRLKGAYAFIGAARAAFFPRISLTTSAGTASGDLSGLFDSGSGTWNFAPKISVPIFDARTWAAYRVSKAEREIALVQYEKTIQTAFREVADALAVQGTVDQQVFAQQSLTNAVADTYRLSEKRYSKGVDSYLGVLDAQRSLYAAQQRLISLRLARLANQVRLYAVLGGGSN, encoded by the coding sequence ATGACAAGAAAAACGTTATTGATCCTGGGTGTATTTGTCTGCCTCGGCGGCTGCACTATGGCCCCGAAATACACCCGGCCGGAGGCGCCGGTTTCGACTGAATGGCCGACCGGAGCGGCATACCAGGAGATCAAAGCTGCGACCGGCGCTCCGACCGCCTTGGAGCTGGGGTGGCAGGAATTTTTTACCGACCCAAAGCTTCAAAAGATTATCGAGACGGCTCTAAATAACAACCGGGACCTGCGGCTTGCCGCCTTGAATATGGAAAGGGTGCGCGCCCTGTATGGCATTCAACAAGCTGAGCTGTTCCCAACGGTCAATGCGGTGGGAGAGGGAGCCAAGCAACGCATTTATTCCGATTTTGTAAGCCCCGGCGGGGGTACGATGACAACCGAACAATACAGCGTTGATCTGGGTATCGCTGCCTGGGAGATAGATTTTTTCGGCCGTATCCGCAGCCTGAAAGACCAGGCGTTGGAAGAATACCTGGCCACGGATGAGGCCCGCCGCGGCGCGCAGATCGCGCTGGTGTCCGAGGTCGCAAGGGTGTATCTGACCCTCGCCGCTGACCTGGAAAATCTCAAACTGGCCCGGTCCACCCTTGAAACTCAGCAGGGAATCTATAATTTAATCCAGCGGCAATGCGAAGTCGGCGTCGCCAGTGAACTGGACTTGCGTCAGGCGCAAACCCCGCTGGATACCGCCCGGGGAGATGTAGCCCGCTTCATGCAAATGGCGGCCCAGGATCAAAATGCGTTAAACCTTCTTGCCGGCTCTCCGGTGCCGGAAGATCTCTTGCCGGCGGACCTGGCAAGCGTTAATCCGCCCCAGGAAATTTTTGCAGGCCTGTCCTCCGAGGCGCTTTTGAACCGGCCGGACATCATTGCGGCGGAACATCGGCTCAAAGGGGCGTATGCCTTTATCGGCGCGGCCCGGGCCGCCTTTTTCCCGCGCATTTCCTTGACCACCTCAGCCGGGACGGCCAGCGGCGATCTGTCCGGTCTTTTCGACTCCGGGTCCGGCACATGGAACTTCGCTCCGAAGATTTCCGTGCCGATTTTCGACGCCCGAACCTGGGCCGCGTACAGAGTCAGCAAGGCTGAACGGGAAATTGCCCTGGTTCAGTATGAAAAAACGATTCAGACCGCCTTCAGGGAAGTGGCCGACGCGCTTGCCGTGCAAGGCACGGTGGACCAGCAGGTGTTTGCCCAGCAATCCCTGACAAATGCCGTTGCAGATACCTATCGCCTCTCGGAAAAACGCTATTCAAAGGGAGTTGACAGCTACCTGGGCGTTCTTGATGCGCAGCGATCCCTTTATGCCGCACAACAGAGGCTTATCTCGCTCCGCCTGGCCAGGCTCGCCAATCAGGTGCGGCTTTACGCGGTGCTTGGCGGAGGCAGCAACTAA
- a CDS encoding efflux RND transporter permease subunit: protein MLSKFFLDRPVFAWVIAIIIMAAGGLAIYNMPIAQYPPIAPPAIAIDAFFPGASAETVENTVTQIIEQKMTGLDDMLYLSGTSSSSGAARVEMTFAPGTDADIAWSKVQNKLQLAMASLPDVVQRSGVKVSKSTRNYLMIVGLISEDGSMSGDDLRDYAQSNLEKILSRVPGVGEVENFGSQYAMRVWVNPDKLTNYHLTMEDVILALRAYNVEVSAGQLGGTPAVEGQRLNTAIIVQHLLQTPEEFAAIPIRTNPDGSVVRIKDIGRTELGTERSDIVAKYNGKPSAAMAIRQAAGANALDTAKAVKQKLEEMSRYFPSGMKVIYPYDTTPFTKVAIDEVVKTLFEAILLVFVIMYLFMGNIRATLIPTIAVPVVLLGTFAVLGAFGFSINMLTMFAMVLAIGLLVDDAIVVVENVERIMAEEGLSPREATAKSMGEITSALIGIGLVLSAVFGPMAFFQGSTGVLYRQFSVTVIASMLLSVVVALILTPVLCALFLKPIPAGHNPSDNAVFFLRPFFRWFERVFTRIRGLYVGVVGRSFSRTARYVIIYLLIVTAVGFLFHRMPTSYIPDEDQGILMVQAMLPSGSTLEQTEKVMNRVRYHFLEHEKDGVESIMAVAGISFGGNGQNMALGFVKLKDWKLRRRPDLKVKAIAGRAMGAFSQIKGAMVFAFPPPPVIELGMATGFDFQLQDRGGLGHEKLMAARNQLLGMAAQDPRLVRVRPNGMENVAEYHIDVDWDKAGALGVSISSIHNTIAAAFGSAYVNDFIQAGRVKKVYAQADAPYRMLPKDLEKLYVRNSVGKMVPFSSFASCRWAQGSPKLERYNAFPSINIWGEPAPGHSTGEGMAAMEEIAAKLPQGIGFDWTGLSYQERVATAQGPILYVFSIFVIFLCVAALYESWTIPFVNLLMLPLGVLGAILATSFRGLSNDVYFQIGFLTTLGLSTKNAILIIQFIKERMGRGDSLIDATLGAVKTRFRPVIMTSLAFFFGVLPLAISTGAGAGAMNAIGTAVCGGMLSATFIDLIFIPMFFVLISNIFKRKQKGQPPEHSIESTGPQEVR, encoded by the coding sequence ATGTTATCTAAATTCTTTCTGGATCGTCCGGTCTTCGCCTGGGTCATCGCTATCATCATCATGGCTGCCGGTGGGCTGGCAATATATAACATGCCCATCGCTCAGTATCCCCCCATCGCTCCGCCGGCCATCGCCATCGATGCCTTTTTCCCAGGGGCCTCGGCGGAGACGGTGGAAAATACCGTGACCCAGATCATTGAGCAGAAGATGACCGGTCTGGACGATATGCTTTACCTCTCCGGCACCAGTTCTTCATCAGGCGCGGCCCGCGTCGAGATGACCTTCGCCCCGGGGACAGATGCGGATATCGCCTGGTCCAAGGTGCAAAACAAGCTGCAGCTCGCCATGGCCAGCCTTCCCGATGTGGTGCAGCGCTCCGGCGTCAAGGTCAGCAAATCCACCAGAAATTACCTGATGATCGTCGGGCTGATTTCGGAAGACGGCAGCATGAGCGGCGACGACCTGCGGGACTACGCCCAGTCGAATCTGGAAAAGATACTGTCCCGGGTGCCGGGGGTGGGCGAAGTCGAGAATTTCGGATCGCAGTATGCCATGCGGGTCTGGGTCAACCCCGACAAGCTGACCAACTACCACCTGACCATGGAGGATGTCATCCTGGCGCTCAGGGCCTACAACGTCGAGGTCTCCGCCGGTCAGTTAGGCGGGACGCCGGCCGTGGAGGGGCAACGCCTGAACACCGCCATCATCGTTCAGCATCTGCTCCAGACCCCGGAGGAATTCGCCGCCATCCCCATCCGTACCAATCCGGACGGTTCGGTGGTCCGGATCAAGGACATCGGCCGGACGGAACTGGGGACCGAGCGCTCCGATATCGTGGCCAAATATAACGGCAAACCCTCCGCAGCCATGGCCATCCGTCAGGCTGCCGGCGCCAATGCCCTGGATACGGCCAAAGCCGTTAAACAGAAACTGGAGGAGATGAGCCGCTACTTCCCCTCCGGCATGAAGGTGATTTATCCCTACGATACCACCCCATTTACCAAGGTGGCCATCGACGAAGTGGTCAAGACCCTGTTCGAGGCGATCCTGCTGGTATTTGTGATCATGTATCTTTTCATGGGTAATATCCGGGCCACCCTTATCCCCACCATCGCCGTGCCGGTGGTGCTGTTGGGGACCTTCGCGGTTCTTGGGGCTTTCGGCTTCTCCATCAACATGCTGACCATGTTCGCCATGGTGCTGGCCATCGGGCTATTGGTGGACGACGCCATCGTGGTGGTGGAGAATGTGGAGCGGATCATGGCCGAGGAGGGCCTTTCGCCCAGGGAGGCCACGGCCAAGTCCATGGGCGAGATCACCAGCGCCCTGATCGGCATCGGCCTGGTGCTCTCGGCGGTCTTCGGCCCCATGGCCTTCTTTCAGGGCTCCACCGGGGTTCTCTACCGCCAGTTTTCCGTGACCGTCATCGCTTCCATGCTCCTTTCGGTGGTCGTGGCCCTGATCCTGACCCCGGTCCTCTGTGCGTTGTTCCTTAAACCGATACCGGCCGGGCATAACCCGTCGGATAATGCGGTCTTTTTCCTGCGCCCCTTTTTTAGATGGTTTGAGCGGGTTTTCACTCGTATCAGAGGCCTCTATGTGGGAGTCGTCGGCCGCTCCTTTTCAAGAACAGCGCGATACGTGATTATATATCTTTTGATTGTGACGGCGGTGGGATTCCTCTTCCATCGGATGCCCACATCCTATATCCCGGATGAGGACCAGGGCATCCTGATGGTCCAGGCCATGCTGCCGTCCGGTTCCACCCTTGAGCAGACTGAAAAAGTCATGAACAGGGTAAGGTACCATTTTCTGGAGCATGAGAAAGACGGGGTGGAATCCATCATGGCTGTGGCCGGAATCAGTTTTGGCGGCAACGGGCAGAATATGGCCCTGGGATTTGTCAAGCTCAAAGACTGGAAGCTGCGCCGGCGGCCGGACCTGAAGGTCAAGGCCATCGCCGGCAGGGCCATGGGGGCATTTTCACAGATAAAAGGCGCCATGGTGTTCGCCTTCCCGCCGCCGCCGGTCATCGAACTGGGGATGGCCACCGGGTTTGATTTTCAGTTGCAGGACCGTGGCGGCCTGGGCCACGAAAAACTAATGGCGGCCCGCAACCAGCTCCTCGGCATGGCGGCCCAGGATCCACGACTGGTCAGAGTTCGACCCAACGGCATGGAAAATGTGGCCGAATACCACATCGACGTTGATTGGGACAAGGCCGGCGCGCTAGGGGTTTCCATCAGTTCCATTCACAACACCATTGCGGCGGCCTTTGGTAGCGCCTATGTCAACGATTTTATCCAGGCCGGTCGGGTCAAAAAGGTCTATGCCCAGGCGGATGCCCCCTATCGCATGCTGCCGAAGGATCTGGAAAAACTCTATGTGCGGAACAGCGTGGGCAAGATGGTGCCTTTTTCTTCCTTTGCCTCCTGCAGGTGGGCTCAGGGTTCTCCCAAGCTGGAGCGCTACAACGCCTTTCCTTCCATCAACATCTGGGGCGAACCAGCGCCGGGTCACAGTACCGGCGAGGGGATGGCCGCCATGGAAGAGATCGCGGCAAAGCTGCCCCAGGGGATCGGCTTTGACTGGACCGGGCTGTCCTACCAGGAGCGGGTGGCAACCGCGCAAGGGCCTATCCTGTACGTCTTTTCGATTTTTGTAATCTTCCTTTGCGTAGCCGCCCTGTATGAAAGCTGGACCATCCCTTTTGTCAATCTGTTGATGCTGCCGCTGGGTGTATTAGGCGCGATACTGGCAACTTCATTTCGGGGACTGTCCAACGATGTCTACTTCCAGATCGGATTCCTTACTACCCTCGGCCTTTCGACAAAAAATGCCATCCTGATCATTCAGTTTATAAAGGAACGGATGGGCCGCGGCGACAGCCTTATCGATGCAACCCTTGGAGCCGTAAAGACAAGATTCCGGCCCGTCATCATGACCTCCCTGGCCTTCTTTTTCGGGGTCCTGCCGCTAGCCATCTCCACAGGCGCAGGCGCCGGCGCGATGAACGCCATCGGCACCGCCGTTTGTGGTGGAATGCTCTCCGCCACGTTCATCGATCTCATTTTTATTCCAATGTTCTTTGTCCTTATATCCAATATATTCAAAAGGAAACAAAAGGGGCAACCCCCTGAACACTCGATTGAATCCACCGGCCCCCAGGAGGTGCGTTAA
- a CDS encoding efflux RND transporter periplasmic adaptor subunit — MQLNGTVYEPLKWSVFLAALLGGLFLGGCDRRQQSPPPSVPEVAVVTIQPRKVVLTTELPGRTSAYLIAEIRPQISGLIQKRLFREGSDVKAGQVLYQIDPAPFQAALDNARAALARAEANLPSIRLRVDRYRDLLADKAVSQQDYDDASAALKQAEADIQYGKANVEMARINLGYTRVIAPISGRIGRSNVTDGALVTAHQPLALATIQQLDPIYVDVAQSTTELQRLRRCLEDGRLNQNGTNQNKVKLLLEDGTAYSWEGALQFRDVTVDPTTGSVILRVVFRNPKGILLPGMFVRAVVKEGVNERAILIPQQAVSRDPKGNPFALIVDGEGKVGQRMLTLDRAIGDQWLVSAGLAPDERVIVEGMQKTQPGAAVKAVPFDSGRKETAAPASTAQPAAKSK; from the coding sequence ATGCAACTCAACGGAACTGTTTATGAACCACTTAAATGGAGTGTGTTTTTAGCAGCACTGTTAGGCGGCCTTTTCCTGGGCGGCTGCGACCGCCGGCAGCAATCTCCGCCGCCCTCTGTCCCGGAAGTAGCCGTGGTGACAATCCAGCCGCGAAAGGTCGTGCTGACCACTGAATTACCGGGCCGCACATCCGCCTATCTCATCGCGGAAATCCGGCCCCAGATCAGCGGCCTCATCCAGAAACGCCTGTTCCGGGAAGGTTCCGATGTCAAGGCCGGACAGGTGCTTTATCAAATCGATCCCGCCCCCTTTCAGGCTGCGCTCGACAATGCCAGGGCCGCCCTCGCCAGGGCCGAGGCCAATCTGCCCTCAATCCGTTTGAGAGTCGATCGCTACCGGGACTTGCTCGCCGACAAAGCAGTAAGCCAGCAGGACTACGACGACGCCTCGGCTGCCCTGAAGCAGGCCGAGGCTGATATTCAGTATGGTAAGGCGAACGTAGAGATGGCCCGTATCAATCTGGGCTACACCCGCGTCATCGCCCCCATCTCCGGCCGCATCGGCAGATCCAACGTAACGGATGGGGCGCTGGTGACGGCGCATCAGCCGCTGGCCCTGGCAACCATTCAACAACTGGACCCCATTTACGTGGATGTGGCCCAATCCACCACCGAACTGCAGCGATTGAGGCGCTGCCTGGAGGACGGCCGCCTCAATCAAAACGGAACGAACCAGAACAAGGTCAAGCTCCTCCTGGAAGACGGCACGGCGTATTCATGGGAGGGAGCGCTCCAGTTTCGCGACGTCACGGTGGACCCTACTACCGGGTCCGTCATCCTGCGGGTTGTCTTTCGCAATCCAAAAGGCATTCTCCTGCCGGGCATGTTCGTCCGGGCGGTGGTGAAAGAAGGCGTCAATGAACGGGCCATCCTGATTCCTCAGCAGGCCGTGTCACGCGATCCAAAGGGAAACCCCTTCGCGCTGATCGTGGACGGCGAGGGAAAGGTTGGGCAGAGGATGCTTACTCTCGACCGAGCCATCGGCGACCAATGGCTCGTCTCAGCAGGGCTTGCACCCGACGAGCGTGTGATCGTCGAGGGTATGCAAAAAACGCAGCCCGGCGCTGCTGTGAAGGCGGTTCCTTTTGACTCAGGCCGGAAAGAAACTGCGGCCCCCGCGAGTACGGCCCAACCGGCCGCAAAATCGAAGTGA
- a CDS encoding TolC family protein codes for MIKLRLVFLAYVLTLLVAVLTFNSPAAAREYSLDDLYRIALERAERIKVSEEDLYITERGKDKALAVLLPRLSVFGDYTRYSDDKTSGSGFIIQPEDSTSWGLKLDQTLSLSGREVTAFKISKENIEKSRYDLYAVREEYLFGVSSAYYDVLKAQKAVEIARANMERLTGHRDAADIRLKVGEVTKTALLRAEAELSGAQSELVKAENGLKLAKAVLARQVGISEDYELKESGVKVETFKDRSLVSLKEEAMIERSEVRSLDIQRKTAEDQVRYVRGTYWPTVSIEGVYSRKEDSPAPTFVLEETTYGGIRLNFPFFEGGLRRAEVKEAEARQRQSELIYEDLKKTINIEVENAYLDLITQREILKSLEDQLAFAGDNYNATSKQFEFGLANSIDVMDANTLLVTSERQLAEARLNYRLADLRLKRATGTLLKTVVDSQQSAVSGQ; via the coding sequence ATGATCAAGTTAAGGCTTGTTTTCCTGGCGTATGTATTAACTCTTCTGGTGGCGGTTCTGACATTTAACAGCCCGGCCGCAGCCCGGGAGTATTCACTCGACGACCTTTACCGCATTGCCCTGGAGCGCGCAGAAAGGATAAAGGTATCAGAGGAAGACCTCTATATCACAGAAAGAGGTAAAGACAAGGCCCTTGCCGTGCTGCTGCCCAGGCTCTCTGTCTTTGGGGATTACACGCGGTATAGCGACGACAAGACCTCGGGGTCAGGTTTCATTATCCAACCTGAAGATTCTACATCATGGGGATTAAAGCTCGACCAGACGTTGTCTTTAAGCGGCCGGGAAGTCACCGCCTTTAAAATATCAAAGGAAAACATAGAAAAAAGCCGGTACGACCTTTATGCCGTAAGGGAGGAATATCTTTTTGGAGTCTCCTCGGCCTATTACGATGTCCTCAAGGCCCAAAAGGCCGTGGAGATCGCCAGGGCCAATATGGAGAGGTTGACCGGGCACAGGGATGCCGCGGACATAAGGCTCAAGGTAGGAGAGGTAACCAAGACCGCCCTCCTCCGGGCAGAGGCAGAGCTATCCGGTGCCCAATCCGAACTGGTGAAGGCAGAAAATGGTCTCAAGTTGGCCAAGGCAGTGCTGGCCCGGCAGGTGGGAATAAGCGAAGACTACGAACTTAAAGAGTCCGGTGTCAAAGTCGAAACCTTCAAAGACCGTTCTCTCGTCTCACTAAAAGAAGAGGCTATGATAGAACGCTCAGAGGTAAGGTCTCTGGATATCCAAAGGAAAACGGCAGAAGACCAGGTCCGGTATGTACGGGGGACCTACTGGCCGACCGTTTCTATCGAGGGTGTGTATAGCCGGAAAGAAGACAGTCCGGCCCCTACCTTTGTATTGGAAGAAACCACTTATGGCGGGATCAGATTAAACTTCCCTTTCTTTGAGGGCGGACTCAGGAGGGCGGAGGTGAAAGAGGCAGAGGCCAGACAAAGACAATCTGAACTCATCTATGAAGATTTAAAGAAGACCATAAATATAGAGGTTGAGAACGCCTACCTGGACCTGATAACTCAAAGGGAAATCTTAAAATCCCTTGAAGACCAGCTCGCCTTTGCCGGGGATAACTACAATGCCACCTCCAAGCAGTTTGAATTCGGCCTGGCCAATAGTATAGATGTGATGGATGCCAACACCCTGCTGGTCACCTCAGAAAGACAGTTGGCAGAGGCAAGACTTAACTATCGGTTGGCAGATTTGCGACTGAAGCGGGCCACGGGGACGCTGTTAAAGACCGTAGTCGATAGCCAGCAGTCGGCGGTCAGTGGTCAATAG